The genome window ACGTTACATAACTACATGGAGAGGACGTTGTGATATCTTTAGAGGGTGTGGATTCACTGAGTTAAAATATGGAAACTGTGTCTCAGTAAAAGTGTGTCtgaaggtgtgtatgtgtgtgtcagtatCAGGATCAGAGAATGACAGTTTTCCTTTGGCCCAGTCCAGATGAACTCTGATCCTCTGAAATCTCTTTCTTATTGAGAGAACAGTTGGGGGGCCGTCACTGGAGTTTGCTGTGTACTCACCATCACAGAAAACAAGTTTTAATAAGTTACATTTTTTGTCTTCACTGTTGGCAGATCTCGAAAAGACTCCTAGTGCCCAGACTGGACTGTCTCCAACTTCAGCATCCCAGCTGTGAATATCTGAGTTGAAGCCCTCAGAGCCGAGGACGGAAGGATAGAGATAAATCCTTTCAGGGTTTTCGGGAACCTTCTGTTTCCTTGCACGTCTCACACTGGTTAGATTTTCAGACAAGATGAGATCTGGATGAGCAGTGTTTGGATCCAAAATCACAGGAGTATATGAAATAATGTCCTTCATGTTGctccagatgttgaaggacaaGTTACCCAGGTGTTCAGCAACATCAATCAGAGCACCTGAGACCAGTTGAGGAACATCAAGCACGGATAGCTGCTGGACTCTTTTCACTGCAGCTTTGTAGTTGTGTAGGAAAGAGATGTCTTCAGCTCTCACCTCCCTCTCTGTGGCTCTGATTGTGCCTGAAAGATCTGCAATCTTTCTGCTCAGAGTTTCAATCTTTACCTTCATCTTCTGACTCTTTTGCTTCTCTTCATCTTTTAGAGCAGCAATCCTGGCATCCTCTTCGTTTTGTAGAAACTGGCGAAGCCTCGTAAACTGCTGCTTAATCTGCTTTTCTGTCTCCTGGGTTTGAACACTAATGTGTTCTGCAGTTTGCACACATTTCCCTTTAACTTCCTCGTAGAGCTTCAGTTTCTCCTTTAAAGGCTTCAGACATTCCTGGAGCTCCTGTTTGTGAGTGTGCGCAGCTTCATTGATGGGGCTGAATCTGTGGTTGACGTGCACTGCTGAATCTCGACAGACAACACACGCTGGCTCCTGATGGTCCAGACAGAAGAGCCTGAGATTCTCAGAATGCACAGTGCAAAGTGTCTGGGAACCTCTTGAAGCTCTCTGATCTGTGTTCTGTAAATACGCCTCACATAGGTTCTTCAAAGCCAGGTTACGGGGTGGATTACTCTGTAAAGATATCGTCTTACAAACCGGACATTGCTTTATTGGTTTGTCAAGCCACCATCTCTGCAGACAGGCTTTACAAAAGCTGTGGCTGCATGACAAGATGACAGGATCTTCAAAGATGTCATGGCAGACGGGACAGGAGAGATGGTCTTCTGACTGTGTGGTCATTTTCTCTCTGAAAGACGCTTTAAGCAGAGCAGatacacagataaaaaaaatcttaaagttCCTTTACCCACCTaatctttttcccccctcaatGACCTCCACAAACATTCTAGTACTCACAGTATCAGGAGCTCTTTTCTGCAGCTCGTTTCCAGAGCAGACTTCGTAGTTTATGCTGATAGTGAAAGTAATTaactgtcagtgtgtgtctgtattcTCTGCACAACTGCTCACATGAATCTGTGAATTCACTTTTATTGGTTGCCTCAGGTCGAGTAAGTCAGCAATGGGGTGGAGTTTTATTTCACCCTGTTGTTCTGGCTTTGTCCTTTTGCTGATGCTTTCACAGATGAGGAAACCCAGCTTTTGTGCTCTGGTACAACTGCAATGgtggaaaaaaatcccactgaTGATGCAGAGGCCTCAAAAATGCATAAAATCTCATGTATCAAATATGTTACACATCACAATAGATAGATGTATGTGTAATATTTCTTTGCTACGCTTCTTTCTACTTCCTGATACAAATATAGCActttccatttattttaaagctttgaaAACATATATCTACAAATTTATTGTGCTgctataatataaataaagctgccctgcagtatataaataattaaaatgatcCACTTTATatacaaattaattaattaatatgttTGATCTGTTGTATTGTATAAGAGTATGCAtgcttttaagattttttttgctttaagaGTACTTTTACTTTAGATACTTCAACTCTATTTTGATGCTAAAACATACTTTGACTTTACTACAaatatgaattttatttatatttattcatatttaatttataaataaacttaTAATAAAACTATATTCTTATAAATAAACACTGCTGCTGTAATGGAATCTGAAGATTCATGTAAATTCATGCATTGAAACATTACGATTATTCTGACGGACAGTTGTTAGTTAAGATAGCTGTAATTGTAACTTGTGCATGTTCTGACTTTTCTATTCACTTGTAATTTAAACAAAGAGAACAATGCTCTCTTTACCTTGACTGTAGTAGATAAAGGGCAATGATTTGTCAGTTCGTCAGTTAGGGCTTGGTTACTGGTTACTCGGGACCAGCTGCCAACTCTACATTCTTTTAAGCTTCGCCTCTAGAGC of Maylandia zebra isolate NMK-2024a linkage group LG5, Mzebra_GT3a, whole genome shotgun sequence contains these proteins:
- the LOC101480366 gene encoding nuclear factor 7, ovary-like, with the translated sequence MTTQSEDHLSCPVCHDIFEDPVILSCSHSFCKACLQRWWLDKPIKQCPVCKTISLQSNPPRNLALKNLCEAYLQNTDQRASRGSQTLCTVHSENLRLFCLDHQEPACVVCRDSAVHVNHRFSPINEAAHTHKQELQECLKPLKEKLKLYEEVKGKCVQTAEHISVQTQETEKQIKQQFTRLRQFLQNEEDARIAALKDEEKQKSQKMKVKIETLSRKIADLSGTIRATEREVRAEDISFLHNYKAAVKRVQQLSVLDVPQLVSGALIDVAEHLGNLSFNIWSNMKDIISYTPVILDPNTAHPDLILSENLTSVRRARKQKVPENPERIYLYPSVLGSEGFNSDIHSWDAEVGDSPVWALGVFSRSANSEDKKCNLLKLVFCDGEYTANSSDGPPTVLSIRKRFQRIRVHLDWAKGKLSFSDPDTDTHIHTFRHTFTETQFPYFNSVNPHPLKISQRPLHVVM